In Paenibacillus protaetiae, the genomic stretch CCGATTTCCTGCACAAATTTCTCACGGTCGCGAAACGGAACGTAGCCGTTTACTTCAATTTTGCCCGAGGTTGGCATCAAGATGCCGGACAGCATCTTAATGGTAGTGGATTTGCCGGCGCCGTTCTCGCCGATATACCCGCAAATCTCCCCTTGCGGAATTTGAAACGATATTTGCTTAACCGCCTCGACCTGGCGGTATTCCCGGCTGAACAAATCTTTAATGGCGCCTGACAAACCTTCCCGGTTTTTTTGCACCTGAAACGTTTTGGTCAGCTGCTGTACATCTATTGCAAGCATAGTAATTCCTGTTACTCTCCTTCCAAGCTGTCGACATTTCCCGGGTAATTGCGAGAATATTCCATGGAATTGTATAAAACTTGCTTCCACTCGACTTTGGGCCTTATAATTTTATGATATGTAATATTACAACAGTATTTGCAAAAGGAAAAGCAACTGCTGAAAGGAGCACTTTTAACGAAATGCGAAGCAAACCTACAAAAAAGAGGCCTTGGAAATGGGTTCTCATTACACTCTTGGTTTTAGTTGTCGCAGGAATTGCCGGGGCAACCTATTGGGGCGTCGGCGTATATAATGCACTTGATGATTTCAGCAAGCCGCAGGATGAATCGCGGTTCAGCCAGTTCGAACCAACGGACAACGAGCCTCCAAAATGGCAAGGCACCGAGCGCGTCAATATATTGCTGCTTGGCGGCGATGCGCGCGGCTTGGCCAAAAACCAGGTGCCGCGTTCCGACTCCATATTGATTGCATCCATCGACCCGCTTACGAAAAAAGCGGACTTGTTCTCCGTCCTGCGCGATACGTATGTCGATATTGACGGGCACGGCAAAGACCGGATCAATACGGCGATTACGTACGGCGGCCCGCAGCTCGCAATGAAGACCATCGGCGATTTGCTTGGCCTTCCGATTCAGTATTATGTGTATACCGACTTCGAAGGATTCAAAGCATTGGTCGATTCGATCGGCGGTATCGATTATGATGTCGAAAAAGATATGCATTACACCGATAATGCCGACGACAACCGTTACGACATTGACCTGAAAGCCGGCTATCAGCATTTGGACGGCGACCATGCGCTCCAATACGTACGTTTCCGCCACGATGCGATGAGCGACTTTACCCGTACGGAACGCCAGCGCAACTTCATTATGGCTGTTGCCGGCAAAATGCAGTCGACATGGAACATTGTGCAAATGGGCAAAATTTTGAACAATGTATCCGATTATATCGAAACGAACCTGAGTGTTATGGATATGCTGAAGCTGGGCCAGCTTGGCGTTGAAAGTCATTTTGCCGGCACGGCGCAAATCCCGCCGATGGACCAGATTTCCGAGGAACGGGTTGGCGGCGCTTCCGTTATCGGCATTAAGGACCCTGATGATATAAAAGCTTTTGTACAACAAACACTTGCGGCTGACGATTCGGCGGCAACGCCTGACCCTAATGCTTCAGCCGATCCCAACGCTTCGCCGGATACGAATGCTTCCGGCCCGGCGGCGGATTCCGGCTCGGACAACTAGCGCCAAGCAACTCCTCGCCCTCTGCCGAAAGAGAGCGAGGGGTTGTTTTTTTCAACCGTAACGAGTACATAACAAGCAGCTTTACATAGCTGGAGGAGGAACCTCTATGAGTCAAACGAGAACACGTTCAAGCGAGCTTTATGAAGAAGCTCTGAAGCATATTGTCGGCGGCGTTAACAGCCCTTCGCGTTCATTCAAGGCGGTAGGCGGCGGCGCGCCGGTATTTATGAAACGGGCGGAAGGCGCTTATTTCTGGGATGTGGACGATAACCGCTACATTGATTATTTGTGCGCATACGGACCGATCATTACGGGGCATGCCCATCCGCATATTACCGAAGCGATTACCCGCGCCGCGCAAACCGGCGTCTTGTACGGAACACCTACCGAGCTGGAAATCCATATGGCCAAAATGCTGAAGGATGCCGTGCCTTCGCTCGATAAAGTGCGTTTCGTCAACTCGGGCACCGAAGCGGTCATGAGCACGATCCGCGTAGCGCGCGCCTATACGGGCCGCAACAAAATCATTAAATT encodes the following:
- a CDS encoding LCP family protein, which produces MRSKPTKKRPWKWVLITLLVLVVAGIAGATYWGVGVYNALDDFSKPQDESRFSQFEPTDNEPPKWQGTERVNILLLGGDARGLAKNQVPRSDSILIASIDPLTKKADLFSVLRDTYVDIDGHGKDRINTAITYGGPQLAMKTIGDLLGLPIQYYVYTDFEGFKALVDSIGGIDYDVEKDMHYTDNADDNRYDIDLKAGYQHLDGDHALQYVRFRHDAMSDFTRTERQRNFIMAVAGKMQSTWNIVQMGKILNNVSDYIETNLSVMDMLKLGQLGVESHFAGTAQIPPMDQISEERVGGASVIGIKDPDDIKAFVQQTLAADDSAATPDPNASADPNASPDTNASGPAADSGSDN